From Amyelois transitella isolate CPQ chromosome 4, ilAmyTran1.1, whole genome shotgun sequence, one genomic window encodes:
- the LOC106138406 gene encoding CD82 antigen — protein sequence MTLPPPARPAHPAAHRAMRYYRIWIYACNGALLLGALAFCAAAGRALADYRRALVPGLGAAQPGFLYGYAALPAQAGLLQLLGCLAALRLSERMLNAYWLALLALLVGDAAIGVYWAFRFERVCRELRPQLRVRLSKDYDTDLDFSEAWDRLQREQRCCGVTGPADFAAFNRTTLPPSCCRIPAHTPAVTPTLLATTAVSPPAPFTSVHCAPHTAACAERLLVWLRRTADALFVLGYCVIAFLKLCFLGILRYEIKEMIQKIRILRSELSAGELLDGSPIHGGPLSQTVIVNAVNANGGVRAHGGSPERAGEREALLGRASDPCPRRSIHDEPLGPKTVNGNNNCEMRELARGEYRPLAADSAATRI from the coding sequence ATGACGCtgccgccgcccgcgcgccCCGCGCACCCCGCCGCGCATCGCGCAATGCGCTATTACCGCATCTGGATCTACGCGTGCAACGGCGCGCTCCTGCTAGGGGCGCTCGCGTTTTGCGCAGCGGCGGGACGCGCGCTCGCCGACTACCGTCGTGCGCTGGTACCGGGCCTCGGGGCAGCACAGCCCGGATTCCTTTACGGGTACGCTGCTTTGCCCGCTCAAGCTGGCCTACTTCAACTACTGGGTTGCTTGGCAGCTTTACGATTGTCCGAACGCATGTTGAACGCCTATTGGCTTGCTCTATTGGCACTGTTGGTAGGCGACGCCGCTATTGGAGTGTACTGGGCGttcagatttgaaagagtttGTCGAGAATTACGGCCACAGTTAAGAGTCCGACTTTCAAAGGACTACGATACGGATTTAGATTTTTCAGAGGCTTGGGATCGCCTTCAAAGAGAGCAACGGTGCTGTGGAGTAACAGGGCCTGCTGATTTCGCTGCATTTAATAGAACCACACTTCCGCCAAGTTGCTGCCGTATACCGGCGCACACACCAGCAGTAACGCCGACGCTCCTCGCCACCACGGCCGTCTCGCCGCCCGCGCCCTTTACATCAGTGCACTGCGCACCGCACACGGCCGCGTGTGCAGAAAGACTACTTGTGTGGCTACGAAGAACAGCAGACGCGTTATTTGTGTTAGGATATTGTGTAATTGCATTTTTAAAGTTGTGCTtccttgggattcttcgttaCGAAATAAAGGAGATGATTCAGAAAATTAGAATATTACGAAGCGAACTGAGCGCAGGGGAGTTGCTTGACGGCAGCCCAATTCACGGAGGCCCGCTATCCCAAACGGTCATAGTGAACGCGGTAAATGCAAATGGTGGCGTACGGGCTCACGGTGGGAGTCCCGAGCGGGCGGGTGAACGAGAAGCCCTGCTGGGCCGCGCCTCAGATCCTTGCCCGAGGCGGAGTATACACGACGAGCCATTAGGTCCAAAGACAGTGAACGGGAATAACAACTGCGAAATGCGCGAACTGGCTCGCGGCGAATACAGACCATTAGCGGCAGACAGCGCGGCGACTAGAATCTGA
- the LOC106138411 gene encoding microsomal glutathione S-transferase 1-like, translated as MVSISDPAVQSYALYSTILALKMLGMAILTGKTRYGKNVFANEEDAKASKGKVRYDDPDVERVRRAHLNDLENIPAFWILGALYLTTGPAASTAANLFRAYTAGRLIHTFVYAVKPMPQPSRAIAFAVPLFIMFYMGYKVATFYASAL; from the coding sequence atggtaTCAATAAGCGATCCCGCCGTGCAATCGTACGCGTTGTATTCAACTATACTAGCACTGAAAATGCTCGGTATGGCCATTTTAACGGGAAAAACGCGATATGGTAAGAATGTATTCGCTAATGAAGAAGATGCAAAGGCATCAAAGGGTAAAGTTAGATACGACGACCCCGATGTGGAGAGAGTGCGGCGAGCGCACCTCAATGATTTGGAGAATATTCCGGCTTTCTGGATTTTGGGTGCATTGTACCTGACGACGGGACCTGCGGCCTCGACGGCAGCCAACCTGTTCCGGGCATACACCGCCGGTCGTCTTATACACACGTTTGTGTATGCAGTGAAGCCTATGCCTCAGCCATCACGAGCGATCGCTTTTGCTGTCCCTCTGTTTATAATGTTCTATATGGGTTATAAAGTTGCAACGTTTTATGCGTCAGCtctataa
- the LOC106138410 gene encoding microsomal glutathione S-transferase 1-like translates to MAPITFDNPAVQAYILYSAILAVKLLALGPITGFTRMAKGTFASPEDAKLLKGKVKTDETVERIRRAHLNDLENIPAFWILGVLYLTTGPNVVWASLLFKMYTAARVSHTIFYTIIAAQPFRGLSWMIAFVIMLYMAVHVILQNITAL, encoded by the coding sequence ATGGCACCAATAACTTTCGATAATCCTGCCGTACAGGCGTATATCCTATACTCGGCTATATTAGCAGTGAAGCTGCTTGCTCTCGGACCTATCACCGGATTCACAAGAATGGCTAAAGGTACTTTCGCTAGCCCTGAAGATGCCAAACTTTTGAAAGGCAAAGTGAAGACTGACGAGACTGTAGAGCGAATTCGGCGCGCCCATCTCAACGATCTGGAGAACATTCCCGCGTTTTGGATCCTAGGAGTGTTGTACCTCACCACGGGACCTAATGTTGTCTGGGCGAGCTTGCTGTTCAAGATGTATACGGCAGCCCGCGTGTCTCATACCATCTTCTACACAATAATTGCAGCCCAGCCATTTAGAGGCCTTTCGTGGATGATCGCCTTTGTGATCATGTTATACATGGCTGTACatgtaatattacaaaatataacagcattgtaa